The genome window ATTCTAAAGTATTTTATTCAACATTTAGATAACTTACTCTGAAAAATCATCATGTATGTTTTATTCTTCCTCCTGTTGTTATGATTCCCAAAAAACTTACACTACAAAACTTTCTTAGTTACCGTCAGGCTAGTTTAGATTTTGATGGCTTACATACTGCCTGTATATGTGGCGCTAATGGCGCTGGAAAATCATCTTTGCTGGAAGCTATCACTTGGGCGATTTGGGGCAAAACAAGGACAAAAGCTAGTGAGGATGTGATTCATTTGGGAGAAAAAAATACGAGGGTTGATTTTGATTTTAGTTATGGTGGACAGATTTATCGCATTATCCGCACTAAACAACGTAAGGGAGGTTCTACTTTAGATTTTCAAATCTTTAATCATGATAATTTTAATTCTATTTCAGCGAAAGGGGTAACGGAAACTCAGGATAGAATTAATGATTGTTTAAAAGTAGATTATGAGACTTTTGTTAATTCGGCTTATCTACAACAGGGGCAAGCGGATAAGTTTATGACTTATGGGGCGGCTCAAAGAAAGGATGTGTTGGTAAAGTTACTTAAGTTGGATGATTATGACAAAATTGTGGACAAAGCGAAGGAGTTAGCGAAACAATATACGGAGGAAAAAAATCGCTTACAAGGGCAGTGGGAGTTGTTGGAGAGTAAGTTGGAGGAGAAGGAAAATTATCTTGTTAAACTTACAAATATTGGTCAGGATTTGGATTATCATCAAAATGAGTATAGCCAAGTAGAGAAAAATTTAAAACAAGTTCAACTTCTTAGTAGTCAGCGGGATACCCTTGAGAAGGAGTTGGTATGGCAAAGTAATCAGTTGTCGGAGGTTAAGAATAAACTCAGTCAATTGATTGATGAAAAGAAAATATTACGTCAAGATATGGACGAATTAAGCCTTATTTTAACTAAAGAAGAAGAGATTATTAATAGTTATCAATTATGGCAAGGATATTTGAATGAGGATAAAGTTTTAACGACAAAATATGATGAGTATAAGTTATTAATAAGTGAGAAAAATAATTTAGAGGAAAGTTTACGGCAAGGGGTTTATGGTTTAGAGCAAAATATTCGAGAGGTTAATTTTAAGTTAGGGGAGTTGGCTGATAATAAGTTAGATTTTGAAAAGGTTCTTGCTGATAAGGATAAAATCGTTGATGATGTCGAAAAGTTTAGATATTATCGTGATAAGTTGGCTCAATTAGATTTAGTTAGAAATGATTTTAATCTGTTACAACAGGAGCAGTCTGTTTTAGTTAAGGAGTTAGAAAAGGAGGAAGCTAGGTTATCTTCTAGGATAGAACAATTAGCTAAACAAGAGTTACCTTTAGAGGAAAAGTTAGAGCAAATTCCTGATATTAGAAAAAAATATTTTCATGTTTCTCAAGAGTTAAAGGTTATTCATAATGAGAAGGTTTATTTAACGAGAATAGAGGAAAAAAGGGCTAGTCAATTGTTAGCTAAACAACGGTTGTTGGATTATAAAAATAATGTTGCTCAACAGGTTGAGGAAATTAACCAAAAGTTGAATACTTTGCGGGTGGATAATAATGCTAGTTGCCCTGTATGTGAATCTCCTTTGGATGAAAATCATCTTAATCATGTTATCGAAAGCGGCTTAAAGGAGTTGAAAAATCTGGAGAATTCTTCTTGGCAGTATGATTCTGATATTATACAGTGCGATCGCACTTTAGCCACCTTAGAGAAGGAATATCAAGATTTAAGAGATAAATTAACTAGAGAAGAAGGTTTACAAAAAAACTATGCTAGTTTAGAAAATTCTCTTAATAGTATGGATGATATTCTTGAACAATTAGAGCAAATTACCACGGAAAAAGATGAGTTAATAGAGTTAGTAAATTCTCAAAAATATCTCCCAGAAATTAAGATAAAGTTAACGGAGGTAAAAACAAAGATAAAAGGGTTAGGATATAGCCCCGAAACCTACAGTTTAGTTAGGGAAAATGATCATAAATATCGCTGGGCAGAAACCAATTATCAACGATTGCAAGAGGCGGAGCAAAAACTGGCTAAGTTAGAACTAAGTCGCCTAAATTTAGGGCAAAAATTAATCACTTTTACTCAACAATTAGAGGACTTAAAAAATGATTCAGAAATTCAACAAAGTATTGAAAAGATAAATAAAACCATAGAAGAAATTAACTATAGTGACGAACACCATGGGGAGGTTAGAAAAAAAATTCAGCAATTACAACATTATCAATTCCAATATGCAAAATTAGAAGATGCGAAAAAACAATTACCTTTACTAGAAAATAAAGTTAGTCAATATGAACAAAAAACTATCGATTATCAGAAAGAAATAGAGGAAAAAGAAGTTAAAATCAATAAACTAAAGGAACAACTATCAACACTTTTTGACCATAGAGAGGAACTAAATAAATTAGAACAAGAAGTAGTTTTTAAAAGAAATAAAATTAATCAATTATTAAGTCAAAAAGGAGGAATAGAAAAATCTTTAGATGATATAAATAAAGATGAAAAACAATTACAATCTATCAGTAAAGAAGTAGAGCAAATAGAGAAAAACTATCGCATTTATACAGAATTACAAAAAGCATTCGGGAAAAACGGTATTCAAGCCTTAATGATAGAAAACCTTTTACCTCAATTAGAAGCCGAAGCAAATCAAACTCTGAGCCGTCTTAGTAATAATCAATTACATATCCAATTTGTTACCCAAAAAGAAAAGGTTAGTAAATCAAAAAAATCTGACTCAAATTTTAAAGATACCCTTGATATTATCATCTCTGATGCCCAAGGAACAAGGTCTTATGAAACCTACTCAGGGGGCGAAAGTTTTCGGATTAATTTTTCCATCCGTCTTGCCCTCTCTCGTATCTTGACCCAAAGGTCTGGCACTGCGCTACAATTACTTATTATCGATGAGGGTTTTGGTACTCAGGATGATGCAGGGTGCGATCGCCTCATAGGTGCTTTAAATGCTATTGCTGATGATTTTGCCTGTATCCTCACCGTTACCCATATGCCCCAATTTAAAGAGGCTTTCCAATCTCGCATTGAGGTATATAAAACCAACGAAGGCTCTCAAATTCGTCTCTCTGTATAACTTTTGTGTCTGCTGATACCGAAAATCAATGGTTTCAAACCCAAGGGGGTAGAATGGGCATTGTAGAGTTTAAATTTATATATGCGTATTTTAATCATGGGAGGGACAAGATTTATTGGCGTTTCCCTCACCAAAATGTTAGTAAACCAAGGACATGAAGTCGTTTTATTTAACCGAGGTAATAACCCCGCCCCCGTAGATGGTATTCAACAAATTCATGGCGATCGCACTTCAGCGGTACAATTAAAAGAGAAGTTAAAAGGGGAAAAATTTGACGCAATTTTTGACAACAACGGGCGCACCCTATCAGATACAAAACCCCTTGTAGATTTATTTTATGACAAAGTATCCCATTTTGTCTATGTAAGCTCCGCGGGGGTTTACTTACCATCCCATCAGATGCCCCACCGAGAAGATGACCCTCTCAACCCCGAAAGTCGTCACCGAGGTAAATTTGAAACCGAAGCCTACCTCAAACAGTCGGGCATCCCCTTCACCTCCATTCGCCCTGTATATATCTACGGCTCAGGAAATTATAATGATCTGGAAAACTGGTTTTTTGATCGTTTAGTGCGGGATTTACCCATCCCCATTCCTCACCATGGTTTATATATTACCCAATTTGGTCATGTGGAAGATTTAGCATCAGCTATGATGGCCTTATTGGGAAATACCGAAGCCATAGGACAAATATACAATATATCGGGCGATCGTTTTACCACATTTACAGGATTAGCCCTTGCCTGTGCCTCGGCTATGGGCAAAAATCCCCACGACATCGATATTAGATATTATGACCCCAATCAAATTGATGTGGGTAATAGAAAAGCATTTCCCATTCGTATGCAACACTTTTTTACCGATATTTCTAAAGCCCAAAAAGAGCTATCATGGCAACCTAAATATGATTTAATTTCAGGGTTAAAAGAGTCTTTTGAAAATGATTATTTAGCAATCCAAAGAGATAAAAAAGACATTGATTTTAGTGTAGATGAACAAATTATTGCTCACCTGGAAAGTAACTAAGATTTAAGACACTGAGTAGGGTGGGCAATGCCCACCATCTCTGATTGTGTTACTGAAAGTAATGTGGTTACTTGCACCAGAAATGAAAGTACAAAATGAGTTTGTATGGGTGTTAGAAAATGCAGTCTTGATTTGCGAACATTTGACATCATCTGATTATCAGAGAATCCAATAATTTAATATAACTTATTAGGATTTGCTTGGATATTTTGCAGATTTATCTCTCATTGCTATTTCCGAAAGATTAACAATAAGTGCGATCGCCTTTTTGGATAAGGAGTTTAATATTTACAGGCGTTATCGCAAAGACTACTTTAATCGTGTTTTTATCCTATTAATTGAAAACCCCTTTTATATAACCAAGAATACTTTTTATGTCATAGCATTTATCCCTTTTTTGTCACTTTCCGAAAAGAGGAATAAAAATGTAGAATAATAATAAAAATTAAAGGTACTCACAGCAATGGATGTAGCTCAGCAAATTAGAAAACATTTACCTAGAAATCCCATGGACACGGTGCCGGTCATTGATGATTATTGTTCTGCCTACTCTACCTTGTTTTTTGATGTGCGTAACTACGAATATTTTAAATATTTACACTTAGGATTAATTTCTGATATTAAAAGAAAATCTCTTCCTGAAATTTCTCGCATCGTTAATGTTTCTTCTCAAAGTTTACATCATTTTCTCACTTGTGCTGATTGGAATTTATGGGAATTAGAAAAAACTCGTTTGCACTCAATCTTAAATGTTTTTATTAATATTCCTATTACAATTATTATTGATGAAACAGGAGACCGTAAAAAGCGGTGCGACCCCGCGTCGGCGAAAGACGCAAGGGAACGCGCACCAAGATAAGGAAATACTACGGATTATATATCTCGACAATATCTAGGAAATGTAGGA of Cyanobacterium sp. HL-69 contains these proteins:
- the sbcC gene encoding exonuclease SbcC; translation: MIPKKLTLQNFLSYRQASLDFDGLHTACICGANGAGKSSLLEAITWAIWGKTRTKASEDVIHLGEKNTRVDFDFSYGGQIYRIIRTKQRKGGSTLDFQIFNHDNFNSISAKGVTETQDRINDCLKVDYETFVNSAYLQQGQADKFMTYGAAQRKDVLVKLLKLDDYDKIVDKAKELAKQYTEEKNRLQGQWELLESKLEEKENYLVKLTNIGQDLDYHQNEYSQVEKNLKQVQLLSSQRDTLEKELVWQSNQLSEVKNKLSQLIDEKKILRQDMDELSLILTKEEEIINSYQLWQGYLNEDKVLTTKYDEYKLLISEKNNLEESLRQGVYGLEQNIREVNFKLGELADNKLDFEKVLADKDKIVDDVEKFRYYRDKLAQLDLVRNDFNLLQQEQSVLVKELEKEEARLSSRIEQLAKQELPLEEKLEQIPDIRKKYFHVSQELKVIHNEKVYLTRIEEKRASQLLAKQRLLDYKNNVAQQVEEINQKLNTLRVDNNASCPVCESPLDENHLNHVIESGLKELKNLENSSWQYDSDIIQCDRTLATLEKEYQDLRDKLTREEGLQKNYASLENSLNSMDDILEQLEQITTEKDELIELVNSQKYLPEIKIKLTEVKTKIKGLGYSPETYSLVRENDHKYRWAETNYQRLQEAEQKLAKLELSRLNLGQKLITFTQQLEDLKNDSEIQQSIEKINKTIEEINYSDEHHGEVRKKIQQLQHYQFQYAKLEDAKKQLPLLENKVSQYEQKTIDYQKEIEEKEVKINKLKEQLSTLFDHREELNKLEQEVVFKRNKINQLLSQKGGIEKSLDDINKDEKQLQSISKEVEQIEKNYRIYTELQKAFGKNGIQALMIENLLPQLEAEANQTLSRLSNNQLHIQFVTQKEKVSKSKKSDSNFKDTLDIIISDAQGTRSYETYSGGESFRINFSIRLALSRILTQRSGTALQLLIIDEGFGTQDDAGCDRLIGALNAIADDFACILTVTHMPQFKEAFQSRIEVYKTNEGSQIRLSV
- a CDS encoding Ribosome-associated endonuclease, involved in final steps of 23S rRNA maturation; its protein translation is MRILIMGGTRFIGVSLTKMLVNQGHEVVLFNRGNNPAPVDGIQQIHGDRTSAVQLKEKLKGEKFDAIFDNNGRTLSDTKPLVDLFYDKVSHFVYVSSAGVYLPSHQMPHREDDPLNPESRHRGKFETEAYLKQSGIPFTSIRPVYIYGSGNYNDLENWFFDRLVRDLPIPIPHHGLYITQFGHVEDLASAMMALLGNTEAIGQIYNISGDRFTTFTGLALACASAMGKNPHDIDIRYYDPNQIDVGNRKAFPIRMQHFFTDISKAQKELSWQPKYDLISGLKESFENDYLAIQRDKKDIDFSVDEQIIAHLESN
- a CDS encoding IS701 family transposase, whose translation is MDVAQQIRKHLPRNPMDTVPVIDDYCSAYSTLFFDVRNYEYFKYLHLGLISDIKRKSLPEISRIVNVSSQSLHHFLTCADWNLWELEKTRLHSILNVFINIPITIIIDETGDRKKRCDPASAKDARERAPR